A single region of the Syngnathus acus chromosome 6, fSynAcu1.2, whole genome shotgun sequence genome encodes:
- the LOC119123836 gene encoding leucine-rich repeat and transmembrane domain-containing protein 2-like translates to MRRLDQHPQKLQRLLVGAVTPTLVLVVLLGSGRCCPDMCTCTGNTSDCSGLDLMTLTPLLPTLDQDCMTLRLYGNNLSTLVSVDWTNLSGLEVLDISQNRLSGLPSGAFSDLGSLRWLNLSANLLGEHLTTANIDWSQEVEWGLDREAFKGLRWLRGLDLSSNALPWLPTGLLDGLQRLRWLSLARNRLVVLERATFEPVRGLKQLLLAGNPWHCDCKMRAFKHWMEWMLYRDGLVDAVTCSLPRSLSGRDIRGVPAEMLAHCTQSSSAREFASGDPSRPSCPPGRDCVRQRYRPLSVRRARGTQMVAGVVCGTVCIMMAVAATYGCVYASLMARYQKHLNHRGQPLMERSGPDADPEDGLLPEETPPKEACVVHGYRISSF, encoded by the exons ATGAGGCGGCTGGACCAGCACCCGCAAAAGCTCCAGCGGCTTCTCG TTGGCGCCGTCACGCCCACCCTGGTTCTGGTGGTCCTCCTGGGCTCGGGCCGCTGCTGTCCCGACATGTGCACCTGCACCGGGAACACCAGCGACTGCTCGGGTCTGGATTTGATGACCTTGACGCCGCTCCTGCCTACGCTGGATCAGGACTGCATGACGCTGCGTCTCTACGGGAACAACCTCTCCACCCTGGTGTCCGTTGACTGGACCAACCTCAGCGGCCTGGAGGTCCTGGATATCTCCCAGAACCGACTCTCCGGCCTGCCCTCGGGAGCCTTCTCCGATCTGGGCAGCCTACGTTGGCTCAACCTGTCCGCTAACCTTCTCGGAGAGCACCTGACCACCGCGAACATCGACTGGAGCCAGGAGGTGGAGTGGGGCCTGGACAGGGAGGCCTTCAAGGGTTTGCGGTGGCTCCGAGGTCTGGACCTGTCTTCCAATGCGCTCCCCTGGCTGCCTACGGGCCTGCTGGACGGACTCCAGAGGTTGCGGTGGTTGTCCCTGGCCAGGAACCGTCTGGTCGTTCTGGAGAGGGCCACCTTTGAACCTGTGAGGGGACTTAAGCAGCTCCTCCTGGCTGGGAACCCCTGGCACTGCGATTGCAAGATGAGGGCCTTCAAACACTGGATGGAGTGGATGCTCTACCGAG ATGGTCTGGTCGACGCCGTGACTTGCAGTCTACCGAGGAGCTTGTCGGGCCGGGATATCCGCGGGGTGCCGGCCGAGATGTTGGCCCACTGCACGCAGAGCTCCAGCGCCAGGGAGTTTGCGTCCGGAGACCCGAGCCGCCCCTCGTGTCCGCCGGGGCGCGACTGCGTGCGGCAGCGCTACCGTCCGCTCAGCGTGCGGCGGGCTCGCGGCACGCAGATGGTGGCGGGCGTGGTGTGCGGGACGGTGTGCATCATGATGGCGGTGGCGGCCACCTACGGCTGTGTCTACGCCTCGCTCATGGCGCGCTACCAGAAGCACCTGAACCACCGCGGGCAGCCGCTCATGGAGCGGTCGGGACCGGACGCCGACCCGGAAGATGGCCTCCTGCCAGAGGAGACGCCGCCCAAAGAGGCCTGCGTGGTGCACGGCTACCGCATCAGCAGCTTCTGA